The following is a genomic window from Bacillus sp. FJAT-52991.
TGCTTCTTCAAACATTTCTAGCACATGTGTAGGCATGGAGACAATGGAAGTTTTATTTCCATCCTCAAGCTCCGTTCCATAAATATAGGCCTGTGCAATTTGCGGATTACTTTCAGAGACTTGGTCGAAATAACGGCGAAGCTTCTTATGCAGATCAGAATTTGGATCGAGATCCTCTTTCGCAGCAGACACCTCTTCATCACTAAGCTTTGCAGAAGTTGACTCCATAATCTTTGCAGATTGATCAAGCAACTGAGTCTCTAATACTCTACCTTGAATAAAAAAAGAACAGCCAATTAAAGTCAGTCCGACTATAATAATATTAATGACTGAAGAACTAAGAATCCTTGCTAAAATACTCTTTTTTACTAATCCAAACACGTTTGATCTCTTCCTTCCTAAGAAATTAGTAAAATTTGATGTCCCTAAAAAAGACAACAGAAAAAGGGTTTTCTAAAAAATAGAATAACCCTATACAACGATATGCCTATTCGGCAACCTGGCAATCATAGTCATAGAAGACCTTAGATCCATAGCTTTGCGTCCTTTCCTTTCGAGAAGTTTGCCCTTATCGCAGTATGTTTGATCCATAAAAATCCCTGTATATATTACCCTATCATAAAATTATATTTTTGGGTATATATTAATAGTTATATAGACATTTATATTTCATGTTATTGAACTCATGAATGCATACGAGTACCGTATTAGAAAAAAGATCAAAGCGAATATCTATGCCAACGACACCAATCTCTACGCCATCTTTTATGAGCGGAACTACATAAATAATCAACCCAAACCTCCTTTTTCGCCTTCATGGGGATATAATACCAACCGACATGTTTTAATCGTACTGACTAAAATTCGTTGGGACTAGCTACTCTATTTTCTCATCATTATGGGAATCCGTATGAGACACTTCCAAAGTCAAATGAAGTCTGCTAACTTAAATCACAAATAAGGATAAAAGTTATATATCGTTTTGAAATTACAATAAAATACTTAAAAACATTACTATTATACTATTTAAAAATGAGATACATCGTAAAATAATACTATTTTTCTGTAGTCTTGTTGATATGTATCGTAAATTGTTTTACGATAATTAAGTATAAATGCACAACATATGACGGATGTAAAAGGCAAACTATTCGAAAGAATAGGACGCAAAGCCTAGGGTCTAAGGTTTAATATATTAAACTATGATCGCCTGGTTGCCAAATTAATGGATTTTTCTACCATAAAATTCTTTGGCTATTCTATCCTGTATAGAATAGTTTTTTACTTCCAAATTATAACAAATGAGGTGGAAATAAGAATGAGAAAAGAATGGTGTACAAATGAAATTGAATACCTGAAAGAATATGCAGGTTTTCAAAAAGTTTCAAATATCGCCAAGAAGTTAGACCGTTCCTTTGAATCCGTCCTAGTAAAAATGAATCGACTAGGGTTAGCAAACACAAAATCCCAAATAGGATTAGTTACAATTGGAGAACTAGCGAAAATACTACAAGTTGATCGTAACACCATTAAATGGTGGATGAAAAAGCATCACTTACCCTTTATTCAAAAAGTAACAAGAAAATCAAAAAGCTTTTATTTTATTGATCCTTATCAATTTTGGAAATGGGCAGAACTACATAAAGAAAAAATCACCTTCTCCAACATCCCTCACCAAGCACTCCCGCCTGAACCAGCGTGGGTAAAAGAAGAGAGAATAAAAGAAAAAGAGAATTGCTTATGTAAGAAAAGAACTTACAAATGCTGGACCACAAAAGAGGACCAACTCCTAATTCAACTGCGGCAAGAAGGGCTCACCTATGCAGAAATCGGAAGACGAATGAATAGAAGTGTAAATAGTATTATACGCCGATTTGAAAGAGTCATGAAAGAAGTGCAGGTTTAGACTCCGCTTAACTCACAAATAAAAGGATGTCCGATAAAAATATTTCGGACATCCTTTTACTTGATTGTAGCTGTGATTGTTTATATCTACTTCTCTTTTATAACTAAATATACCCATGTATAATTAGTTATAACTAATAATGAACTTCATAAGGAGAGTAAGAGTAATGACAATCACATTAGAAGCCATTGGTACGATTTATACTCCTTTTAAAGAAGAGAAGGGCATGCCGATTCAAGCGGTAGCTGCTAAAGACGTTGAAGGGTATATTGAAATAAATGAAGAGTTTGTTCCGGGCCTGAAAGATATTGAAGAATTCTCGCACTTAACGTTAATTTATCATCTACATTTAGTCACCGATGTATCATTGGAAGTGAAACCTTTCCTTGATCATCAACCCCATGGCGTGTTCGCTACTCGTTACCCGCGACGCCCGAATAAAATCGGATTATCTACTGTACGCTTGCAAAGAGCAGAGGGAAATCGTCTTTATATTTCAGAGGTGGATATGTTAAACGAAACCCCATTACTTGATATTAAACCCTTTGTTCCTCAGTTTGATAATAGAGAAACAAATCAAATTGGCTGGTTTCAAGGGAAAGTTGGGAAGGTTGATCGTACGAGGGCTTATGAGGAGAATGAATGAGGAAAGCCAGACATCGAACGGAGTTAGATGTCTGGCTCTTCTTATCGCTAATATCAGTGAAATATTTGGGAAAATAAATGTAACTATATCTGCTGAAATTAAAAAACTCTTTCCCGAATTAACAGGCTGTAAAACTTCGACCTTAGAGAGAATCATTTCCGTTAAATAATCGCTAACCTGGTTAAATGCTTCCAATCCTTTTCAATGTGCTTCTCTTTAAAAATAGACATTAATTAAACTCATTTAAGCAATGAGTTTCCCTCTCCTACACATTCCCTCACAGCCTCAATGACATCTCTAACATCTTGATCAGTCATCTTCGGAAAAATCGGCAATGTAAGTGCACCCTCATACCAAGCTTCAGCTTTAGGACAAAGCCCGCGTTCATAACCCAATTGTTGATAATAAGGATGCCAATAAACAGGAATGTAGTGGACATGAACTCCAATATTTAATGCACGCAGTTCTTCAAAGATTTGTCGACGTGTTTTCTGTAAATCATTTAACTTTAGTTGAAGCATATACAAATGCCAACCAGAATTCGCATTAGAAAGTTGAATTGGCGTAATCACCTTGTCCCAATTTGCAAAAGCTTCATTATATTGCACAGCGATCTCCCGTCTTCGTTCAATAAAAGCATCTAATTTTTGAATTTGTGAGACCCCTAAAGCTGCTTGAATATCGGTCATTCGATAATTGAATCCAAGGTCAACCATTTCATAATACCAAGGACCTTCATCGCATGATAGATTTTCGTTAGTGATGCCATGGCTGCGAAATCGCTTCAGCTTTTCATAATAGATTTCATTATTTGTTACGATGACGCCACCTTCAGCAGTTGTAATTGGCTTGACTGGATGAAAACTGAACATCGTCATGTCAGCTTGTGTGCCCACTTTCCGTCCGTTGTAATCGGCTCCTAATGAATGTGCCCCATCTTCAATCACCACTAGATTGCGCTCTTTCGCTATTTCTAAGATGGTGTCCATATCCGCCGACTGCCCTGTAAAATCTACAGGCATAATGGCTTTCGTCTTGTCTGTTATCTTTTTCTTAATATCTTGTGGATCAATATTATACGTTTGTTCATCTATATCAGCAAAAATGGGGCGACCACCACAATAAAGCACTGCATTCGAAGTCGCTGCAAATGTGAGTGGCGTTGTAATGACCTCATCTCCCTCAGAAATACCTGCAGCAAAACAAGCACCGTGTAGAGCAGCGGTTCCATTACAAAATGCCACCGCATATTTCGAGCCAACATAGTCGGCTACTGCTTGTTCGAATTCTACTACTTTAGGGCCTTGTGTTAAAAAAGGAGACTTTAATACATCTATAATTTCTTGAATATCTTCGTCTGTTACCCATTGTTTCCCATACGAAAGGAAAATTTCACGTTTTCTCAATGTTGATCATTCCCTTTAGTTAACTATTAGAAGAGCATTTTTAAAATCCCCAACCATATAGTATATTTATGTTACAATAAATGCTCCCAACTCAAAGGAGTTCCAGCTTTCATATCTTTGTTTGAAACCGATTGAAGAATACGATCATAATATTTTGGTTCCAACCCGTAGCCTGGACGAATAACCTTAATATTTTCGTTCGTAAATCTTTCTCCAACTTTAATGTCTTTTGCTACATATAAAGATCGTCTAAATTTTAAAGAAGCTTTCTCCTTTTCTGTCGGTCCATATGTTACTTGTCCCATTGCCTGCCAAGCTCGCTCTGTTTCGATTACTAAAGCTTTCATCTCTTCTGGCTCCATGGAAAAGGCAGAATCTACTCCACCCTCTGCTCTTGAAAGGGTAAAATGTTTTTCTATTACTGTGGCACCTAATGCAACACTCGCAACAGCAACTCCAATCCCCATCGTATGATCAGACAGTCCAACTTGAACATCAAAAAGCTCTCTCATATGAGGGATAGTTGAGATATTCGTATTCTCTGGTGTTGCTGGATAAGTGCTAGTACATTTTAGTAAGATTAAATCTTTGCATCCTGCTTCGCGTGCCGCTCGAACTGTTTCGTCTAACTCTGCCACTGTCGCCATACCTGTAGAAATAATCATTGGCTTACCTGTTGAGGCTACTTTTTTTATCAATGGAATGTCATTGTTTTCAAATGACGCAATTTTATACATCGGTATATCTAACTCTTCTAAGAAATCAACCGCTGTTTCATCAAACGGAGTACTGAATGGAATCATTCCTAGCTCACGAGCACGATCAAAAATAGGTTTATGCCATTCCCATGGAGTATAAGCTTGTTGATACAACTTATAAAGAGAATTCCCTTTCCACAAGCTATCTTTATCATTAATAACAAAATCTGGATTTTCTATATTAAGCGTCATCGTATCAGCAGTATACGTTTGAATTTTCAAAGCATGTGCTCCAGATTTAGCGGCTGCTTCTACAATTGCCAAAGCTCTATCTAATGATTGATTATGATTTCCGGACATTTCTGCGATGATGAATGGTTTATGTCCATTGCCAATGTTCCTATCTAACACAATAATTTCTTTCATGGTATCATCCTCTTTCAAAACTACTTAATAATTTTTCTTCCCAACATGAATGCTTCAGCTGCCTCGACACCGATGTTTGCTCCTCTCCATTTCGCTAAATACTCTAGCGCTTTTATTGATCTAGCATGAGGCCATTCTCTCATTTCATATTCATATGCTTCTAAAGACTTCAATTTCAATTCTAATGTTTGCTCAATATTAATGTACCAATTTGGTTTAAATGCAGGAGCAGACTCTGGTGTCATCCATTCAGTACTAGAAGCTGTTTCAAAATATAACACTTCATCAACATAATGATTTCCTGGAATAGGACGCACAGCTGTTACTACAGCTTCATGAATTCTTCTATGATCAATATTCACATCCCCAATATGATGGGTATAAATAACATTAGGTTTAATATCATTAATTAATTCTTCAACTACTTTGACGATATCTAATCTATCTAAAGAATCCATCCGATTATCTGGAAAATCAAATAATTTTATATGTTGAACCCCTAAAATATCATTTGCATTTTTTGCAGCATTATATAAAATATCAAATTCTTCTGCATGTATATCTCTATTTCTTTTTTTATCTCTACTTGTAATTCCTTCAGCTAAAATGACTGAATAGACAACATCACCCTCTTGAACATGTCTAGCCATTGTTCCACCGCACCCTAATACTTCATCATCTGGATGAGCAGCGATTACTAATACTGTCTTCACTTTATTTTCCTTCTTTCAATTTGATTTTTACATCAGCATGTACATGATCTTTTTTTAAAGAAGCCCTTTCAAATTCAATTATAAAATTACCCACTTCCACAAAGGCTTTAGGATATCCCTCAGCATCAAGCATTCTTATGTAATCAAAAGCTTCTTGTAAGCCCTCAACATTTTCAATATTCCCTTCTTCTGGTGTTCTTCTTGCAAATTCGACCACTTCTCCTTGTTGAGGTTTTGGTTTCGGATCAAATTCAATTATGTATTGAATCATGTCTTCAATTGTATCAGATGCTCTCATATAAATTTCTTCTGCATTTCCAAATAAAG
Proteins encoded in this region:
- a CDS encoding helix-turn-helix domain-containing protein, producing the protein MRKEWCTNEIEYLKEYAGFQKVSNIAKKLDRSFESVLVKMNRLGLANTKSQIGLVTIGELAKILQVDRNTIKWWMKKHHLPFIQKVTRKSKSFYFIDPYQFWKWAELHKEKITFSNIPHQALPPEPAWVKEERIKEKENCLCKKRTYKCWTTKEDQLLIQLRQEGLTYAEIGRRMNRSVNSIIRRFERVMKEVQV
- the tsaA gene encoding tRNA (N6-threonylcarbamoyladenosine(37)-N6)-methyltransferase TrmO is translated as MTITLEAIGTIYTPFKEEKGMPIQAVAAKDVEGYIEINEEFVPGLKDIEEFSHLTLIYHLHLVTDVSLEVKPFLDHQPHGVFATRYPRRPNKIGLSTVRLQRAEGNRLYISEVDMLNETPLLDIKPFVPQFDNRETNQIGWFQGKVGKVDRTRAYEENE
- the pseC gene encoding UDP-4-amino-4,6-dideoxy-N-acetyl-beta-L-altrosamine transaminase yields the protein MRKREIFLSYGKQWVTDEDIQEIIDVLKSPFLTQGPKVVEFEQAVADYVGSKYAVAFCNGTAALHGACFAAGISEGDEVITTPLTFAATSNAVLYCGGRPIFADIDEQTYNIDPQDIKKKITDKTKAIMPVDFTGQSADMDTILEIAKERNLVVIEDGAHSLGADYNGRKVGTQADMTMFSFHPVKPITTAEGGVIVTNNEIYYEKLKRFRSHGITNENLSCDEGPWYYEMVDLGFNYRMTDIQAALGVSQIQKLDAFIERRREIAVQYNEAFANWDKVITPIQLSNANSGWHLYMLQLKLNDLQKTRRQIFEELRALNIGVHVHYIPVYWHPYYQQLGYERGLCPKAEAWYEGALTLPIFPKMTDQDVRDVIEAVRECVGEGNSLLK
- the pseI gene encoding pseudaminic acid synthase; this translates as MKEIIVLDRNIGNGHKPFIIAEMSGNHNQSLDRALAIVEAAAKSGAHALKIQTYTADTMTLNIENPDFVINDKDSLWKGNSLYKLYQQAYTPWEWHKPIFDRARELGMIPFSTPFDETAVDFLEELDIPMYKIASFENNDIPLIKKVASTGKPMIISTGMATVAELDETVRAAREAGCKDLILLKCTSTYPATPENTNISTIPHMRELFDVQVGLSDHTMGIGVAVASVALGATVIEKHFTLSRAEGGVDSAFSMEPEEMKALVIETERAWQAMGQVTYGPTEKEKASLKFRRSLYVAKDIKVGERFTNENIKVIRPGYGLEPKYYDRILQSVSNKDMKAGTPLSWEHLL
- a CDS encoding PIG-L family deacetylase — protein: MKTVLVIAAHPDDEVLGCGGTMARHVQEGDVVYSVILAEGITSRDKKRNRDIHAEEFDILYNAAKNANDILGVQHIKLFDFPDNRMDSLDRLDIVKVVEELINDIKPNVIYTHHIGDVNIDHRRIHEAVVTAVRPIPGNHYVDEVLYFETASSTEWMTPESAPAFKPNWYINIEQTLELKLKSLEAYEYEMREWPHARSIKALEYLAKWRGANIGVEAAEAFMLGRKIIK